DNA from Candidatus Saccharimonadales bacterium:
ATCCACATCGTAATGGCTCTGCACATTAAACAGTTCACCACTAAATTTTTGTGCATGACCAGATATTTCATAAAGTTCACGCCTAGCTAAATGAGGAATTTCTACCTCCATACCACCATATTTTTTAGCAAACTGCGTTAGCATATCTTTTAATAACCGTCTGATTGTAGTTCCACGCGGCGTAAACAGCGGTAGGCCCGGCCCGACTAAATCAGAAAATGCAAATAGGTCCATTTGCTTACCCAGTAAACGATGGTCACGAGCCTTAGCTTGTTCGAGCGCATCCAAATACTTATCTAGATCTTCTTGAGTTTTAAACGCTACGCCGTACAAGCGTTGCATCTGAGGATTACCCTCTTTGCCACGCCAATAAACACCAGAAATCTTCATCAATTTGAACGCGCCGACTTTACCAGTACTTTCAACATGTGGACCACGACACAAATCTTCAAAGTCACCATTGCTGTAGAAACCAACTTCATCTACCTTACTCTCACCTTCGGCAATTGTGCCTAGCTCTTCAGCATTCAGGTCTTTAGCAACCGTTGTGCCCGCACGTTTAAGATCGTTGAGAAGTTCCAGCTTGTACGGTTGCTTTTTTTCTTTAGCCCACTTAATAGCATTATCTATTGTTTTTACAGATCGCTCAAATTTATGGTCTTCAGCAATAACCTTCTTCATCTCTTTTTCTATCTTTGCAAAATCATCTTCTGAAACTTTTTTGTCGCCCAGATCAAGATCATAGTAGAAACCGTTATCAACTGCGGGGCCAACACCCAGTTTAACCTCAGGCCAAATTCTTTTTAAAGCAGTAGCAAACACATGCGCGGCCGAGTGACGCATTATTTGTAATTCATCTTGTTTTTGGTTGGACATATTATTATCCCTTTTTAAAGCTAATAAGAATGTGAATGTTAAAAAAGTAATACCCCTACGGGGTGGCTGTGATTCTTTTTATTGTTACTAGCTTTTTCATAACTGAACTTATTTTAACCTTATTTGAGGTATTTAACAACAGTGACCCAAATAAAAAAGACCATACATTAAATGATCTTTTTTATGGTGGGCTCTACAGGACTCGAACCTGTGACCTCTTCCACGTCAAGGAAGCGCTCTAGCCAACTGAGCTAAGAGCCCGCTTACAAACTAGGATACAATAACTGTCCCCGACAAACAATAGTTCACAAATGATATAAGTAAACGTAATTAAGATTATTGACATATTAAAGTGTTTATGCTAATATTAAAAATGTTATGAGCAACACACAACACTCTCATAAAGAAACAAAGTCTGAACTTGAAAAGTTTGAATTGTTTTATGAGCATATAGACGACAATCGACCCAAGAAGCATCGTAAGTAAAGTACCTAAATCCCACCCCTGATTTATTATCCGCCTCCAGATTCACCTCTGGAGGTTTTTTAATCCACACTTATTCGCTAGTTTTCCACTCGCTTTTTTAATAGTTGTATGACAATATATAGTCATGAAATGCCCTTACTGCCTTAGCGATAAAACAACCGTCTACAACTCTCGCCCATCCAAAAAACTTAACCAAGTGTGGCGTAGGAGGCAGTGTTTAAACTGCAAAAAACAGTTTACTACTACAGAGTTAGTGGATCCGTCCTTGGTTATTTCGATTACTACAAAAGGCGCCAAAAAACCGACCAAGTACAGCCGGGCTAAGCTGCTGACCAGCTTATTACGATCCTGCGATCACAGACAAAACCAAGAGGACGACTCATTGTACCTATTAGAAACCATTGAGCAATCTTTACTAAAGTTATCCAGCAAGAATAATCAAACTATAAACACTGATCAAATAAAATCTACTACTACGGAAATTCTAAAAAGATTCGATAAAGTTGCAGCTATTAAGTATTCTAGCTACTACCCTAACTGAGTTATTTTTTTACAGCTTTCACGGTCAGGTCAAACTTTTCCAGATACTTACCAAGGAATAATCTTGTTTGAGAATTAAACGCTGCAGCAGACCCATAAACGATACTTGTAACCGGCATTAGCAACCACTGGGCAAGCATAAAAAGCGTGCGATGGCGCTTGTAACGCGCAGGCCTTTTTGGCAACATTTTTAAAGCAAGGAACATAGTTATAAACAAGCCGACTATCGCAACGGATTGAATTTGACTTGCGATCTGAGGAAGTTCATGGGCGATTATACTTCTGCCGGATTCGCTACCAAAGAAAAGTGGGATCCAGGCACCAAAAGTAATCAATATAGATGCCGAAGCCCAGCTAAAATGACTTTCGAGCAGGCGCCAAAAACGACTTATCAGCCCGGGAAGCGGTACGGTTCGATCTTTTCTAAAACCTTTGTCGGCAACGTAAGCTACGTCTGAAGCACCGTAGGCCCAGCGTCTTAACTGCGTAAATTGTGCTTTTAAGGTTTTAAGGTAGGTACTCTCTAAAACCGCATCTTGATAAATCGGGATCGATATTGGGGTTACCTCATAGTCGCCATCGTAAGCAAAGTAGCTGCGCCAATACTGGTGACCGTCTTCGACGATTGTGCGAACGCTCCAGAAGTCGGTCTTGATTAACGATTTCAACCCCTGCGAATGCGATGAGAAATTTCTAAGTAAATGTGGCCGCACCGAATTTACTATAGCCCAGAATGAATTACCTGTTGCAAGCACACGCATTGGTGCAGGTGCATCCCAAATGTTATTCATGAATAGTGCGATTGGTTGGAAAGAACGATGTTCGCGCTTTGGCTCAACAATATACTCGTAAGTTACACTCGCAAGATATTCTGGATGTGGTCGGTTGTCGGAGTCAAGCGTAGTTACAATTACGTTTTCTGGCTTGATCCCATGCTTTTCGGTGTATTTTTTAAGATGTCGGCCGGCAAAAGTAATGTTACCCCCTTTGCCTATTAGCTCGTACGGTAAACCTTGAGGATGAGAAAGAGCCTCCATATGCAAACATTTATCGGCGTATTCTTTTACCATTGCCTCCCCAAGCTTATGGCCATCTGGGTAGCGAGCTTCATCTGCCAAAATAATTATTAAGTTATTCTTACAATCATAATTACTAGCCAAAACAGACTTAATGGTAGGCTCTAAAACCTCACGCGACTCATTAACGAACGGGATGATAACTGCATTAAGTACTTTACTCGGAATTAAATAATTTTTTGGAGTAGATTTTATATCCAAAAGATTCTTATAGTGAACGTCGCGACGCCAACCGCCAGTGTCCGAGTTAGACTCGTAGCGACCAATAGCAATTTGAGGATTCTCTAGGTCCTCCAACCGCTCACGCCAATTTACATGCCTAGCCCGCTCTAATCTGTTGTAGCCCTGCGATGTTCTGTAGGCCATACCTATAGCTTTTACAAACCACCATATCACAAAGGCTGTAATAAAAATTGCTCCGTAAAGAGGGTTAATTAAACTTAAAACAACCGGGAGCAAAAGTGAGCCATAGCTCATAATTGCCGGCAACATCTCAAAAAACCGATACTTAGGAGTCCGTTTACCTACTGGAATTTCGATATCTGTCATACGGATGGAGCTAAGTTAAGGATGGAGTTTGTTACGATCAGACCAACTACTAAGATAAAAGTTGTTATTCCAAGGAGCGACAAAGCTATTAATCTATCAAGTGAGTAGATTTTAGTAGCGATAAAAGCGTTTACTCCGGCAACTACAAGTGCAAAAATCGGAAAAATATACAGGGCAAACCACTGATTTCGGTAAATATTCGCAGTACCATAATCTGTATAACGGATCGGGATCTGAACGTCACTGGCATTTAAACGAATTAAAGTGACTAAAACGGTGATCAACGCCATCATCACCACCAGACCAATGAGCCCTAGCATTAATCTGTCTTTTACAATCGCAAGTAGTTCTGCTCTTTTAATCATAGATGTTTCTAGTATACAACAATGGTGCGGGTACTGGGAATCGAACCCAGCGCCTAGCCTTGGGAAGGCCATATATTAACCACTATACGATACCCGCATGGAGCCACTTGCCGGGATCGAACCGGCGACCTGCTCGTTACGAATGAGCTGCTCTACCTACTGAGCTAAAGTGGCGTAAACAGATGTATTATATCAGATTTGCAGTGAGACTGCGCGCCAGCCCAAACCAGCGCGCAGCTCCACCACCTTACAGTTTTCGGTTCTTGCCCATCTTCTCGTAGAAGATCTCGGTGATCGAGCGACGCTCAACAGGAACCAGTCGATCGCCGGGATAGATGGTTGCGCCGGACTTCTTGAGCGCTCGATCGAGCTGAACGCCGAAGTAGATACCCGGCTTCGCGGCGTTGATCATCCAGTCGGCGATGCCCGGGAACAGCTCGCTCGCCTTGAAGCACGGCTCGCGTGGCGACCTTGCGACCAGAGTCGCACCCCGACGAACGTGGCCAGGTGAAACGATCTCGAATCGATCACCTTCGAACACCTCGTCCTCGAGTAACCCTTTGAGCCTGAAGTTTGCGCC
Protein-coding regions in this window:
- a CDS encoding glycosyltransferase family 2 protein, with the translated sequence MTDIEIPVGKRTPKYRFFEMLPAIMSYGSLLLPVVLSLINPLYGAIFITAFVIWWFVKAIGMAYRTSQGYNRLERARHVNWRERLEDLENPQIAIGRYESNSDTGGWRRDVHYKNLLDIKSTPKNYLIPSKVLNAVIIPFVNESREVLEPTIKSVLASNYDCKNNLIIILADEARYPDGHKLGEAMVKEYADKCLHMEALSHPQGLPYELIGKGGNITFAGRHLKKYTEKHGIKPENVIVTTLDSDNRPHPEYLASVTYEYIVEPKREHRSFQPIALFMNNIWDAPAPMRVLATGNSFWAIVNSVRPHLLRNFSSHSQGLKSLIKTDFWSVRTIVEDGHQYWRSYFAYDGDYEVTPISIPIYQDAVLESTYLKTLKAQFTQLRRWAYGASDVAYVADKGFRKDRTVPLPGLISRFWRLLESHFSWASASILITFGAWIPLFFGSESGRSIIAHELPQIASQIQSVAIVGLFITMFLALKMLPKRPARYKRHRTLFMLAQWLLMPVTSIVYGSAAAFNSQTRLFLGKYLEKFDLTVKAVKK
- a CDS encoding MOSC domain-containing protein — its product is MERRGEPVMSGFIKEPVRGPVVIDKLGLRIDKQADESVHGGENKAIYGFPGEHLPELREWLQARNGTSNNKFGEPLEAGSLGANFRLKGLLEDEVFEGDRFEIVSPGHVRRGATLVARSPREPCFKASELFPGIADWMINAAKPGIYFGVQLDRALKKSGATIYPGDRLVPVERRSITEIFYEKMGKNRKL